AGGGCCAGGCCCGCTTCGGCGACCAGTTGGCGCAGCAATTCCTCTTTATTGGGAAAGTAAAGGTAGAAGGCCCCGACCGACAGGCCGGCGGCGCGGGTGATGTCGGCGATCGCGACGGTGGAGAAGCCGCGCGCGGCGAAGAGGCCGAGGGCCGAAGCCATGAGTTGGCCGCGCCGCTGGTCTTTCAGCCGCCGAAATTTCATCACGGTCCTCCACCGACGGCGGGGCGCCGCGTCACGATTGATGAAAGTGAATTTAGATTCAGTTGCTACCGACCCATTGCCTACCATCGGCACCGGCGGCTGTCAAGCGAGGCGCGAATGACGGTAGAAAATCACCGTTCGCGCGGCGTATCGCCGGCGCGCTGGCGGTTGCTTAAATTCCATTCATCCTTATGTTTTTCATTAAGCAATGGCTGGTTCTTCGAGAAAACGAGAAGCGAATGAAAACATCTGGATATCTTCTCACGAGTCTGCTGATTTTGGTGTTTGCCACCGTCGCGCCGGCCGCCTGGTTTGTCGATACGGAAACCGGGGTGGCGATCAGTGGGTACAACGACGCGCGGATTCCCGGCGATTCCGGCACCCGATTTAGCTTGTCGGAGGAATTGCGCGCCGACCCGGCGCCGTTTTACCGCCTGCGGGTAGGCGATACGTTTCTGGAACGGCATACCGTTTCCTTTCTGTATGCGCCATTGACGATTCTGTCGGCGGGAAAAATCGACCGAGAGGTCGATTTCAACGGTAAAACCTTTGCGGCGGATACGCCTTTGCGGTCGTCGTTTCGTTTCGACTCCTATCGCCTGACCTACCGTTACGATTTTTACCGTTCGGAAAAACTGGAAATCGGCGCCGGCCTCACGGGCAAGATCCGCGACGCGGCAATCAGTCTCGACGGCGCGGAATTCACGGAAAAAAAGAATACCGGCGCGGTGCCGCTGATCAATTTTCGGTTGAATTGGCTGTTTGCACCCAACTGGGCTCTGTTATTCGAAGGCGATGCGCTGGCCGCACCGCAGGGCCGGGCCGAGGACGTGCTTTTAGCGGTGACCCCGCGCCTCAACGAACACCTCGCCTTGAAGATCGGTTACCGAATGCTCGAAGGCGGCGCGGACAACGACGAAGTGTATACCTTCTCCCTGATTCATTATGCATTGGTCGGAATGACGGCCTATTTCTAGTCACCATTCCGGAGCCGGGAAAATAATCCGCCGCCGAACAAGGTTTAAAGATCCACGCCCGCCATTTTTCTTTTCTTCGCCCCGGCTAACAGCCAATCGACGAACCGGCTTTTAAGTTGTTGGCGGGCCAACAGTTGCTTGGCGGGCGGCAGGTGCAGAATCGCGCCCACCAGACGGTTGGCGGCCAGTAGGCCGAAACCTTGGGTGTCGTCGATCAACGCCGTGTGCAGCTTGCCGTTGTCGACCGCGTGAATCAGCAACCGTTTGACCACGGTTTCGGGGGTGATGCGACGTTTGGCCCGGGGCTTCATCGACAGCGCGTTGAAGCGGCAGGCGCCGTGACAAACTCCGCAGCCGATGCAGACCGACTCGTCGACGCGCGACAATTTTTTAAAGGTCCGTCCGCCGACCGGATGCGGGGATTCGAACTGGTCGATGACGCCCACCGGACAGGCCTTGGCGCATTTGCCGCAGCCGGTACAGGACGCCGGATCGATGGTCGCCTGAAAATTCGACGAAAAAGTCGGGTCGACCGGGCCGAATTTTTTAAAGGAATTGAGCACGCCGCAGCAACAACTGCAGCACAGGCAAAGGAAAGTCGGGCGGTGCTGCACGTTATCGCCCGTGTAAACCAGGCCGGCATCGTGCGCCCTGGCCAAGAGGTCCAGGGCTTCGCTTTTTTCGATATCGCGGGCCAGGCCGTGCCGCGCGGTCCATTCGGCGCCCGTGCCGAGACTGAGGCAGGTTTCCATCGAGAATTTCTGGCAATCCTCGCCGCGATGGTGCGCCACGTGGCGACAATGGCAAAGTCCGACCGACCATTTCCCGGCGGTCTCGATCATTCGCGTGGCGCGTTCGTAATCGAGCACCTCGGTGAAGGTGCCGTCGGCGATCGCGGATTCGTGAACCCGGACGCGGAACGGCGAAGCTTCGCTGTTCTGGAATTGACTGGCGAAGGACGAATCACCCAGCAAGACATCGTGCACCAGGCCCGCAAGGCGTTTCTGATCGATGTCATCGCGGCGGCGCATCATGGAAAACTCGAAAAATCCGACAATCGTCGGCGCCAGCATGTACATCATTTTGCCATTGATTTCGAAATCAAACACCAACCCTTTATCGGCCATGGCTTCCAGGCGGGATTTCAGCGTTTCCGGCGCGATCCCGGTGCGCCGCCCGATCTC
This sequence is a window from Myxococcales bacterium. Protein-coding genes within it:
- a CDS encoding helix-turn-helix transcriptional regulator — translated: MKFRRLKDQRRGQLMASALGLFAARGFSTVAIADITRAAGLSVGAFYLYFPNKEELLRQLVAEAGLAL
- a CDS encoding 4Fe-4S binding protein; amino-acid sequence: MGHLAMKDSYAGLRSRLDKNPVGAPDTKVMYDLLRIVFTEEEARIGAQMPLQMAGLAEIGRRTGIAPETLKSRLEAMADKGLVFDFEINGKMMYMLAPTIVGFFEFSMMRRRDDIDQKRLAGLVHDVLLGDSSFASQFQNSEASPFRVRVHESAIADGTFTEVLDYERATRMIETAGKWSVGLCHCRHVAHHRGEDCQKFSMETCLSLGTGAEWTARHGLARDIEKSEALDLLARAHDAGLVYTGDNVQHRPTFLCLCCSCCCGVLNSFKKFGPVDPTFSSNFQATIDPASCTGCGKCAKACPVGVIDQFESPHPVGGRTFKKLSRVDESVCIGCGVCHGACRFNALSMKPRAKRRITPETVVKRLLIHAVDNGKLHTALIDDTQGFGLLAANRLVGAILHLPPAKQLLARQQLKSRFVDWLLAGAKKRKMAGVDL